The DNA window GGCTCGCGTTCCTGAGTCCGTACCGGTTCCGCGAGCTGCCGGGGCTGGACGCGGCCGCCGACTGGTTGCGCCGCCATTGGCCCGCCGGCTACGAGCCCGGGATCATGCACGGTGACTACCAATTCGCCAACGTGATGTACCACCACGGAACCCCGGCGCGGCTGGCCGCGATCATCGACTGGGAGATGACCACCGTCGGCGATCCGCTGCTGGACCTCGCGTGGGCGTTACTCGGCTGGGATGGCGAGCAACCGCGGCAAGACGGGTTCTATATCGATGTCTCGGGAATGCCGGGACGCAGCGAGCTGCTGGCGCACTACGAGCAGGTGAGCGGCCGGTCCACCGCGGACATCGACTACTACCTCGTGCTGGCGAACTGGAAGCTCGCGGTCGTGCTGGAGAAGAGTTACGCGGCGCTGGTGCGCGGTGAGGCGGTGGATCCGAAGGTCGAGATGTTCGGGCCGCTGGTGCTCCAACTGCTGGCCACGGCTGCGGACCTGGCTCGATCACTTCCTGGAGGTTCCTGAAATGGGTTATGCCGATACGCTTTTCGATCTCACCGACCGGGTAGTCCTGGTCACCGGAGGCAGCCGCGGCCTCGGGCGCGAGATGGCCTTCGCCGCGGCGGCCTGCGGGGCGGACGTGGTGATCGCCAGCCGCGACTACGAGTCGTGCGTGGCCGTCGCGGCGGAGATCACGGCGGCCACCGGCCGGGCCGCGCTGCCCTATGGCGTGCACATCGGGCGCTGGGACGAGCTGGACGGACTGGTCGATGCCGCATATGAGCGATTCGGCAAGGTGGACGCGCTGATCAACAACGCGGGCATGTCGCCGTTGTACGACTCGCTGGGCGCGGTCACCGAGAAACTGTTCGACGCCGTGCTCGGTCTGAATCTGAAAGGGCCGTTCCGCCTCTCGGCGCTGATCGGTGAGCGCATGGTGGCCACGGGCCGCGGCTCGATCGTGAACGTCAGCTCGACGGGGTCGATCCGTCCGGACGCCGCGATCATTCCCTATGCCGCGGCCAAGGCGGGCCTCAACGCGTTGACCGAAGGACTCGCGCAGGCCCTCGGCCCGCACGTGCGCGTCAACACCCTGATGGCAGGCCCGTTCTACACCGATGTCAGTAAGCACTGGCACGCCGAGTCGACGACAGCGGCGGTGCGCAGGCATGCGCTGCAGCGGGTCGGCCAACCGGCCGAGGTCATCGGGGCCGCGCTCTACCTGATCTCGGACGCATCCAGTTACACCAGCGCCGCGACCCTGCGGGTCGACGGCGGAATCCCCTGAGGAGCAACACATCATGGCGTGGGATTTCTCCACTGACGAAGAATTCGACAAGAAGCTCGACTGGGTCCGCGCGTTCGTGCGGGACGAGATCGAACCGCTCGACGTGCTGTTTCCCGGGTGCGAATACCTGCCACTGGACGACGAACGGCGCCGGATTGTCGACCCGCTCAAACAGCGCGTTCGCGACGAAGGGCTGTGGGCCGCACACCTGGGTCCCGACCTCGGCGGGCAGGGCTACGGAGCGGTGAAACTGACTCTGCTCAACGAGATTCTCGGTCGCACCGACTGG is part of the Nocardia sp. NBC_00565 genome and encodes:
- a CDS encoding phosphotransferase family protein, with the translated sequence MIAALDIARLGRWLDGIGVPGDGAAPVVERLTGGSQNELYTVSRAGERAVLRMPPRGADAARVSGLHRELRLLGALKGTDVPHAELIAGDAAGEVLGMPFYLMREIDGWSPAATWPTPFDRDPQRRRELAFALVDGIARLARVDWRARGLDGFGRPEQFHDRQVDRWLAFLSPYRFRELPGLDAAADWLRRHWPAGYEPGIMHGDYQFANVMYHHGTPARLAAIIDWEMTTVGDPLLDLAWALLGWDGEQPRQDGFYIDVSGMPGRSELLAHYEQVSGRSTADIDYYLVLANWKLAVVLEKSYAALVRGEAVDPKVEMFGPLVLQLLATAADLARSLPGGS
- a CDS encoding SDR family NAD(P)-dependent oxidoreductase, producing the protein MGYADTLFDLTDRVVLVTGGSRGLGREMAFAAAACGADVVIASRDYESCVAVAAEITAATGRAALPYGVHIGRWDELDGLVDAAYERFGKVDALINNAGMSPLYDSLGAVTEKLFDAVLGLNLKGPFRLSALIGERMVATGRGSIVNVSSTGSIRPDAAIIPYAAAKAGLNALTEGLAQALGPHVRVNTLMAGPFYTDVSKHWHAESTTAAVRRHALQRVGQPAEVIGAALYLISDASSYTSAATLRVDGGIP